In Streptomyces nojiriensis, one genomic interval encodes:
- a CDS encoding YraN family protein translates to MNAKGVAQQALGRYGEELAARRLTEAGMTVIARNWRCRGGEIDIVARDGDALVVCEVKTRRAGEFEHPMAAVRPAKAERLRTLAGRWLADHGGPPPGGVRIDLVGVLLPRRGAPLVEHVRGVA, encoded by the coding sequence ATGAACGCGAAGGGCGTGGCACAGCAGGCATTGGGGCGGTACGGCGAGGAACTCGCGGCACGGCGGCTGACCGAGGCCGGGATGACCGTGATCGCGCGGAACTGGCGGTGCCGCGGCGGCGAGATCGACATCGTCGCCCGGGACGGGGACGCGCTCGTCGTGTGCGAGGTCAAGACCCGCCGGGCGGGCGAGTTCGAGCATCCGATGGCCGCCGTGCGGCCCGCCAAGGCCGAGCGCTTGCGCACGCTCGCCGGGCGCTGGCTCGCCGACCACGGCGGACCACCCCCGGGCGGGGTGCGCATCGACCTCGTCGGGGTCCTGCTGCCGCGGCGCGGCGCCCCGCTGGTGGAACACGTCAGGGGGGTGGCCTGA
- a CDS encoding NUDIX hydrolase, whose amino-acid sequence MSADPAAGSGRRKVSRVILLDPADRILLLHGFEPADPCDDWWFTPGGGLEGTESREQAALRELAEETGITEVELGPVLWHRYCSFPFDGRRWEQDEWYFLARTTTTETEMGGLTELERRSVTGARWWTSEELLAAHETVYPTRLAELLRTLLDDGPPGEPVVLAPEIV is encoded by the coding sequence GTGTCCGCTGACCCGGCGGCCGGGTCCGGCCGCCGGAAGGTGTCGCGGGTGATCCTGCTGGACCCGGCGGACCGGATCCTGCTGCTGCACGGCTTCGAACCGGCCGACCCCTGCGACGACTGGTGGTTCACCCCCGGCGGCGGACTGGAGGGGACCGAGAGCCGGGAGCAGGCCGCACTGCGCGAGCTGGCGGAGGAGACCGGGATCACCGAGGTGGAGCTGGGGCCGGTGCTGTGGCACCGCTACTGCTCCTTCCCCTTCGACGGGCGGCGCTGGGAACAGGACGAGTGGTACTTCCTCGCCCGGACCACCACGACCGAGACCGAGATGGGCGGCCTCACCGAGCTGGAGCGGCGCAGCGTCACCGGAGCCAGGTGGTGGACCTCCGAGGAACTTCTCGCGGCCCATGAGACGGTGTACCCGACCAGACTCGCCGAGCTGCTCCGTACGCTGCTCGACGACGGTCCTCCGGGTGAGCCGGTGGTCCTGGCCCCGGAAATCGTTTAG
- the lepB gene encoding signal peptidase I, which yields MGGTQAIRSGKDGRGGLGNVLSGIAVAIGFALFLGGFVWGAVVYRPYTVPTDSMMPTVRPGDRVLAQRIDGAEVRRGDVVIFTDSQWSDSPMVKRVVGIGGDVVKCCGAAGELTVNGTPLDEPYADTTEPETGLAMPPGQTAPTGTPFEVAVPEGNLFLLGDRRAASLDSRAHLQEAGQGSVPRSAVSARVDALAWPSVTMLERPATYAALPGGISQPGPLRLQVVTVLAGAALVVLGAAYGPVARVLARGRRQERAGVR from the coding sequence ATGGGCGGAACACAAGCAATACGCAGTGGCAAGGATGGCCGCGGCGGTCTCGGCAACGTGCTGTCGGGGATCGCCGTGGCCATCGGCTTTGCGCTCTTCCTGGGCGGCTTCGTGTGGGGGGCGGTCGTCTACCGGCCCTACACGGTCCCCACCGACTCGATGATGCCCACGGTGCGGCCGGGGGACCGGGTGCTGGCGCAGCGCATCGACGGCGCCGAGGTGCGCCGCGGGGACGTGGTCATCTTCACCGATTCCCAGTGGAGCGACTCCCCCATGGTCAAGCGGGTCGTCGGCATCGGCGGCGACGTCGTGAAGTGCTGCGGCGCGGCCGGCGAGCTGACGGTCAACGGCACCCCGCTGGACGAGCCGTACGCCGACACCACCGAGCCGGAGACGGGCCTGGCCATGCCGCCCGGACAGACCGCGCCCACCGGGACCCCCTTCGAGGTGGCGGTCCCCGAGGGCAACCTCTTCCTGCTGGGCGACCGGCGGGCCGCCTCCCTGGACTCCCGGGCCCACCTTCAGGAGGCCGGGCAGGGGTCCGTGCCCCGATCGGCCGTCAGCGCCCGCGTCGACGCCCTGGCCTGGCCCTCCGTGACGATGCTGGAGCGGCCGGCCACGTACGCCGCCCTGCCCGGCGGGATCTCGCAGCCCGGGCCGCTGCGCCTCCAGGTGGTGACGGTGCTGGCCGGGGCCGCCCTGGTGGTGCTGGGGGCCGCGTACGGGCCGGTCGCACGGGTCCTCGCGCGCGGCCGGCGACAGGAGCGGGCCGGTGTCCGCTGA
- a CDS encoding restriction endonuclease, with protein sequence MQAQRIHPGAYGALIEALASIYWYKKDLKKFIQTRAAEHPELLVGLDFDGYKRAFAEEFVDRLMADEEQYRDLTLTIMLEVAQMDSFLSLKRHPDADALLPAAQEAVAALGTWTDKYQGLVEEREALAAELAARRAQIEVQQGFAGKLAALKDQFMELGKMENRQKAGLLFEPFLNELFHLFDLEPRLSYVLKSEQIDGSLTFDTDDYIIEAKWWKGPVEVEDVDKFDAKVRRKGKNALGLFISVNGFTFGAREEYGKRTSFITMDGGDLFCVLEGRIALDELLRRKKRHANETGHCYFPAHVALAE encoded by the coding sequence ATGCAGGCGCAGCGCATTCATCCTGGGGCGTATGGGGCTCTCATCGAGGCGCTGGCCTCCATCTACTGGTACAAGAAGGACCTCAAGAAGTTCATCCAGACTCGCGCGGCAGAGCACCCGGAGTTGCTGGTCGGCCTCGACTTCGACGGCTACAAGCGTGCTTTCGCCGAGGAGTTCGTCGACCGCCTCATGGCCGACGAGGAGCAGTACCGCGACCTCACCTTGACGATCATGCTCGAAGTGGCGCAGATGGACAGCTTCCTCAGCCTCAAGCGCCACCCTGACGCGGATGCCCTGCTGCCGGCAGCGCAGGAAGCGGTGGCAGCGCTCGGCACCTGGACCGACAAGTACCAGGGTCTCGTCGAGGAACGCGAAGCCCTGGCCGCCGAGCTGGCCGCCCGCCGCGCGCAGATTGAGGTCCAGCAAGGCTTCGCCGGGAAGCTCGCAGCGCTCAAGGATCAGTTCATGGAGCTGGGCAAGATGGAGAACCGGCAGAAAGCCGGACTCCTCTTCGAGCCCTTCCTCAACGAGCTGTTCCACCTCTTCGACCTGGAGCCGCGGCTGTCCTACGTGCTGAAGTCGGAGCAGATCGATGGGTCGCTCACCTTCGACACGGATGACTACATCATCGAGGCGAAGTGGTGGAAGGGACCGGTCGAGGTCGAGGACGTCGACAAGTTCGACGCCAAAGTGCGACGCAAGGGTAAGAACGCTCTCGGGCTGTTCATCAGCGTCAACGGGTTCACGTTCGGCGCCCGCGAGGAGTACGGCAAGCGGACCTCGTTCATCACGATGGATGGCGGTGACCTGTTCTGCGTACTGGAAGGTCGCATCGCCCTCGATGAACTCCTCCGCCGCAAGAAGCGTCACGCCAACGAGACCGGCCACTGCTACTTCCCGGCCCACGTGGCGTTGGCTGAATAG
- the rimM gene encoding ribosome maturation factor RimM (Essential for efficient processing of 16S rRNA) has translation MELVVARIGRAHGIKGEVTVEVRTDEPELRLSPGAVLKTEPATAGPLTIETGRVHSGRLLLRFAGVKDRTGAEALRNILLIAEVDPSELPEEEDEYYDHQLMDLDVVLADGTEIGRITEISHLPSQDLFIVERPDGSEVMIPFVEEIVAEIDLEEQRCVITPPPGLIDERDAVIVSTRDEDAADSGDDA, from the coding sequence GTGGAGTTGGTAGTCGCGCGGATCGGCCGCGCCCACGGCATCAAGGGTGAGGTCACCGTCGAGGTGCGCACCGACGAGCCGGAACTGCGACTGAGTCCCGGGGCCGTGCTCAAGACGGAGCCCGCGACGGCGGGACCGCTGACGATCGAGACGGGCCGCGTGCACAGCGGGCGGCTCCTGCTCCGCTTCGCGGGCGTCAAGGACCGCACCGGAGCCGAGGCGCTGCGCAACATCCTCCTGATCGCCGAGGTGGACCCCTCCGAGCTGCCGGAGGAGGAGGACGAGTACTACGACCACCAGCTGATGGACCTGGACGTGGTGCTGGCGGACGGCACCGAGATCGGCCGGATCACCGAGATCTCCCACCTGCCCTCCCAGGACCTCTTCATCGTCGAGCGGCCGGACGGCTCCGAGGTGATGATCCCCTTCGTGGAGGAGATCGTCGCCGAGATCGACCTGGAGGAGCAGCGCTGCGTCATCACCCCGCCGCCCGGGCTGATCGACGAGCGTGACGCCGTCATCGTCTCGACCCGGGACGAGGACGCCGCGGACTCCGGGGACGACGCCTGA
- the lepB gene encoding signal peptidase I — protein sequence MDTEAPHTQRGHSSPVEGDERPRFAFSRSGRTAGGRPLTWRRAGVLGVVCTVFLLLFSNFVVQPFLIPSRSMEPTLQVGDRVLVNKLAYRFGEQPRRGDVVVFDGTGSFVRERPDGNPVAAVLHGAASALGLAEPSDTDFVKRVVGVGGDDVVCCDAAGRIAVNGVPLEEPYLQPGDAPSAVPFRIVVPLGTLWVMGDHRSQSRDSRDHLGEPGGGMVPVEKVIGRADWIGWPLSRWDSVGGGHG from the coding sequence ATGGACACCGAAGCACCTCACACGCAGCGCGGCCACTCTTCCCCCGTCGAGGGGGACGAGCGGCCGCGTTTTGCGTTCTCCCGGAGCGGGCGGACGGCCGGCGGGCGGCCCCTCACCTGGCGCCGCGCCGGAGTGCTCGGTGTGGTCTGCACCGTCTTCCTGCTGCTGTTCAGCAATTTCGTGGTCCAGCCCTTCCTGATCCCGAGCCGTTCCATGGAGCCGACGCTCCAGGTCGGGGACCGGGTGCTGGTCAACAAGCTGGCGTACCGCTTCGGCGAACAGCCGCGCCGCGGGGACGTGGTGGTCTTCGACGGCACGGGCTCCTTCGTACGGGAACGCCCCGACGGCAATCCGGTCGCCGCCGTGCTGCACGGCGCGGCCTCGGCGCTCGGGCTGGCCGAGCCGTCCGACACCGACTTCGTGAAGCGGGTCGTGGGGGTCGGCGGTGACGACGTGGTGTGCTGCGACGCCGCCGGGCGGATCGCGGTCAACGGCGTGCCGCTGGAGGAGCCGTACCTCCAGCCCGGCGACGCGCCCTCGGCGGTGCCCTTCCGGATCGTCGTACCGCTGGGGACCCTCTGGGTCATGGGGGATCATCGTTCCCAGTCCCGGGACTCCCGGGACCACCTGGGGGAACCGGGCGGGGGGATGGTGCCGGTGGAGAAGGTGATCGGGCGGGCCGACTGGATCGGCTGGCCGCTCTCGCGCTGGGATTCCGTAGGCGGTGGCCATGGGTAG
- the rpsP gene encoding 30S ribosomal protein S16, producing the protein MAVKIKLKRLGKIRQPHYRIVVADARTRRDGRAIEEIGIYHPTYNPSRIEVNAERAQYWLSVGAQPTEAVLAILKLTGDWQAHKGLPAPAPLLQPATKESKRRSFDEFAKALEGIGEGKGEAITQKAKKADKKADEAEAAAESTEA; encoded by the coding sequence GTGGCAGTCAAGATCAAGCTCAAGCGCCTCGGCAAGATTCGCCAGCCGCACTACCGCATCGTCGTCGCCGACGCCCGCACCCGCCGGGACGGTCGCGCGATCGAAGAGATCGGTATCTACCACCCGACCTACAACCCGTCGCGCATCGAGGTCAACGCCGAGCGTGCGCAGTACTGGCTGTCCGTCGGCGCCCAGCCCACCGAGGCTGTGCTCGCCATCCTGAAGCTGACCGGTGACTGGCAGGCCCACAAGGGTCTCCCCGCCCCCGCGCCGCTCCTGCAGCCGGCGACGAAGGAGAGCAAGCGTCGCTCCTTCGACGAGTTCGCCAAGGCCCTCGAGGGCATCGGCGAGGGCAAGGGCGAGGCCATCACGCAGAAGGCGAAGAAGGCCGACAAGAAGGCGGACGAGGCTGAGGCCGCCGCCGAGTCGACCGAGGCCTGA
- the rplS gene encoding 50S ribosomal protein L19: MSHLLDGVNAATLRSDVPAFRPGDTINVHVRVIEGNRSRIQQFKGVVIRRQGAGVSETFTVRKVSFSVGVERTFPVHSPIFEKIELVTRGDVRRAKLYYLRELRGKAAKIKEKRDR, from the coding sequence ATGTCTCACCTGCTCGATGGCGTCAACGCCGCCACGCTCCGCTCGGACGTCCCGGCCTTCCGCCCGGGTGACACGATCAACGTGCACGTCCGCGTGATCGAGGGCAACCGCTCCCGTATCCAGCAGTTCAAGGGCGTAGTCATCCGCCGCCAGGGCGCCGGCGTCTCCGAGACCTTCACCGTGCGCAAGGTCTCCTTCAGCGTCGGTGTGGAGCGTACCTTCCCGGTCCACTCCCCGATCTTCGAGAAGATCGAGCTCGTCACCCGCGGTGACGTTCGCCGTGCCAAGCTGTACTACCTCCGTGAGCTCCGCGGCAAGGCCGCGAAGATCAAGGAGAAGCGCGACCGCTGA
- a CDS encoding DUF2469 domain-containing protein: MSAEDLEKYETEMELKLYREYRDVVGLFKYVIETERRFYLTNDYEMQVHSVQGEVFFEVSMADAWVWDMYRPARFVKQVRVLTFKDVNIEELNKSDLELPGS; this comes from the coding sequence ATGAGTGCCGAGGACCTCGAAAAGTACGAGACCGAGATGGAGCTGAAGCTCTATCGGGAGTACCGCGACGTCGTCGGGCTGTTCAAGTATGTGATCGAGACGGAACGCCGTTTCTACCTCACGAACGACTACGAGATGCAGGTGCATTCGGTTCAGGGGGAGGTGTTCTTCGAGGTCTCCATGGCCGACGCCTGGGTCTGGGACATGTACCGGCCGGCCCGCTTCGTGAAGCAGGTGCGGGTGCTGACCTTCAAGGACGTGAACATCGAGGAGCTCAACAAGAGCGATCTCGAACTGCCCGGCAGCTGA
- the lepB gene encoding signal peptidase I, with amino-acid sequence MGSRGRSKKGGRDWDFEPEPEPEPTPAPVVTGGRLEGGRAERRRTARKVRRRRRTRRAGEVPLLVVVALCIALLLKTFLVQAFFIPSGSMEQTIRIGDRVLVDKLTPWFGSEIERGDVVVFKDPGGWLKGEAARPPKDPIVVKQIKQALTFIGLLPSADEQDLIKRVIGVGGDTVKCCDNQGRITVNGSPLDEPYVHPGNTPSDITFEVQVPEGRLFVMGDHRANSSDSRFHLDEGFQGTIPESGVVGQAVVIAWPYGHWARLEQPATFRMVPDQARREGRGRRRRRRGAPFA; translated from the coding sequence ATGGGTAGTCGGGGGCGGTCGAAAAAAGGCGGACGGGACTGGGACTTCGAGCCCGAACCCGAGCCGGAGCCCACCCCGGCTCCGGTGGTGACGGGCGGCCGGCTGGAAGGCGGCCGGGCCGAACGGCGCCGGACGGCCCGCAAGGTGCGCCGGCGGCGCCGCACGCGCCGGGCCGGCGAGGTGCCGCTGCTGGTGGTCGTGGCGCTGTGCATCGCCCTGCTCCTCAAGACCTTCCTGGTGCAGGCCTTCTTCATCCCGTCGGGCTCGATGGAGCAGACGATCAGGATCGGCGACCGGGTCCTGGTGGACAAGCTGACGCCCTGGTTCGGCTCCGAGATCGAGCGCGGCGACGTCGTCGTGTTCAAGGACCCCGGCGGCTGGCTCAAGGGCGAGGCGGCCCGTCCGCCCAAGGACCCGATCGTGGTCAAGCAGATCAAGCAGGCACTGACCTTCATCGGCCTGCTGCCCTCGGCCGACGAGCAGGACCTGATCAAGCGGGTCATCGGCGTCGGCGGGGACACCGTCAAATGCTGTGACAACCAGGGCCGGATCACCGTCAACGGATCGCCTCTCGATGAGCCGTACGTGCACCCGGGCAACACCCCTTCGGACATCACGTTCGAGGTGCAGGTGCCGGAGGGCCGGCTCTTCGTGATGGGCGATCACCGCGCGAACTCGTCCGATTCCCGGTTCCACCTCGACGAGGGGTTTCAGGGCACCATCCCCGAGAGCGGGGTGGTCGGGCAGGCCGTCGTGATCGCCTGGCCCTACGGGCACTGGGCCCGCCTGGAGCAGCCGGCGACCTTCCGGATGGTGCCCGATCAGGCACGGCGCGAGGGACGCGGCCGACGACGGCGCCGTCGGGGCGCACCGTTCGCATAG
- the proS gene encoding proline--tRNA ligase, whose product MAKAPVLTPQAEDFPRWYQDLINKAELADNGPVRGTMVIRPYGYGLWERMQQEMDARIKDAGAQNAYFPLFIPQSYLTKEAEHVEGFAPELAVVTHGGGKELEEPVVVRPTSETIINDYFSKWVQSYRDLPLLINQWANVVRWEMRPRVFLRTSEFLWQEGHTAHATYEDARDYAARIHTDVYGDFMTNVLGIDVVLGRKTAKERFAGAINTLTLEGMMGDGKALQLGTSHELGTNFAKAFNTQYLSKEGKQELVWQTSWGVSTRMVGGLIMSHGDDNGLRVPPRLAHVQVVVMAIKGDEAVAKVRELGAQLKAAGLRVQVDDRVDTPFGRRAVDWELKGVPVRIEIGPRDLEAGTAMLARRIPGGKTPVQIDALADLLPKVLDEDQAQLLRESRERRLARTSDVATIGEAAEAAVAGGWARIPWADLGPEGEAKLAEQAVSVRCLIAEDGSVPEADDAPGTLAIVARSY is encoded by the coding sequence ATGGCAAAGGCACCCGTTCTCACCCCGCAGGCGGAGGATTTCCCCCGCTGGTACCAGGATCTGATCAACAAGGCCGAGCTGGCCGACAACGGTCCGGTCCGAGGCACCATGGTCATCCGACCGTACGGCTACGGCCTGTGGGAGCGGATGCAGCAGGAGATGGACGCGCGCATCAAGGACGCGGGCGCCCAGAACGCGTACTTCCCGCTGTTCATCCCGCAGTCGTACCTGACGAAGGAAGCCGAGCACGTCGAGGGCTTCGCCCCCGAGCTCGCGGTCGTCACGCACGGCGGCGGCAAGGAGCTGGAAGAGCCGGTCGTCGTCCGGCCCACGTCCGAGACGATCATCAACGACTACTTCTCCAAGTGGGTCCAGAGCTACCGCGACCTGCCCCTGCTGATCAACCAGTGGGCCAACGTGGTCCGCTGGGAGATGCGCCCGCGCGTGTTCCTCCGTACGAGCGAGTTCCTCTGGCAGGAGGGCCACACCGCCCACGCCACCTACGAGGACGCCCGCGACTACGCGGCCCGCATCCACACGGACGTCTACGGCGACTTCATGACGAACGTGCTCGGCATCGACGTCGTGCTCGGCCGCAAGACCGCCAAGGAGCGCTTCGCCGGCGCCATCAACACCCTCACCCTCGAGGGCATGATGGGCGACGGCAAGGCCCTGCAGCTGGGCACGAGCCACGAGCTCGGCACCAACTTCGCCAAGGCCTTCAACACCCAGTACCTGTCGAAGGAAGGCAAGCAGGAGCTCGTCTGGCAGACCTCGTGGGGCGTCTCGACCCGCATGGTCGGCGGCCTGATCATGTCGCACGGCGACGACAACGGCCTGCGCGTCCCGCCGCGCCTCGCGCACGTCCAGGTCGTCGTCATGGCGATCAAGGGCGACGAGGCCGTGGCCAAGGTCCGTGAACTGGGTGCCCAGCTGAAGGCCGCCGGCCTGCGGGTGCAGGTCGACGACCGCGTCGACACCCCCTTCGGCCGCCGCGCCGTGGACTGGGAGCTCAAGGGCGTACCGGTCCGCATCGAGATCGGTCCCCGCGACCTGGAGGCCGGCACCGCGATGCTCGCCCGCCGGATCCCGGGCGGGAAGACCCCCGTGCAGATCGACGCCCTCGCCGACCTGCTGCCCAAGGTGCTGGACGAGGACCAGGCGCAGCTGCTGCGCGAGTCCCGCGAGCGCCGGCTGGCCCGCACGTCCGACGTCGCGACCATCGGGGAGGCCGCCGAGGCCGCCGTCGCCGGCGGCTGGGCGCGGATCCCGTGGGCGGACCTCGGTCCGGAGGGCGAGGCGAAGCTGGCCGAGCAGGCCGTCTCCGTGCGCTGCCTGATCGCCGAGGACGGGTCGGTCCCGGAGGCGGACGACGCCCCCGGTACGCTCGCGATCGTCGCGCGCTCGTACTGA
- the lepB gene encoding signal peptidase I: MAVGARSGRDEGEERPDDAVEREAGEDGDATEHAHRSFWKELPLLIGIALLLALLIKTFLLQAFSIPSASMQNTLQMGDRVLVDKLTPWFGSEPERGEVVVFHDPADWLSGQPTPEPNIFQQVLSKIGLMPDASEKDLIKRVIAVGGDTVECKKGGPVVVNGKELDEPYIYPGNTPCDDAPFGPITVPKGKIWVMGDHRQNSEDSRYHQQDSTKGFVPVDKVVGRAVVVAWPVTRWATLPVPDTFDQPGIGNQAAATALGLGAAGLAPVGLGPAALGLVGAVPLVMWRRQKLTSGRTDG, encoded by the coding sequence GTGGCGGTAGGCGCACGGTCCGGACGCGACGAGGGCGAGGAGCGGCCGGACGACGCCGTCGAGCGCGAGGCCGGGGAGGACGGCGATGCCACGGAGCATGCGCACCGGTCCTTCTGGAAGGAGCTCCCGCTCCTCATCGGCATCGCCCTGCTGCTGGCCCTGCTGATCAAGACGTTCCTGCTGCAGGCGTTCTCGATCCCGTCGGCCTCGATGCAGAACACCCTGCAGATGGGGGACCGGGTCCTGGTGGACAAGCTGACCCCGTGGTTCGGCTCCGAGCCGGAGCGCGGCGAGGTCGTCGTCTTCCACGACCCCGCGGACTGGCTGTCGGGGCAGCCCACTCCCGAGCCGAACATCTTCCAGCAGGTGCTCAGCAAGATCGGCCTGATGCCGGACGCCTCCGAGAAGGACCTGATCAAGCGGGTCATCGCGGTGGGCGGGGACACGGTCGAGTGCAAGAAGGGGGGACCGGTCGTCGTCAACGGCAAGGAGCTGGACGAGCCGTACATCTACCCCGGCAACACCCCCTGCGACGACGCCCCGTTCGGCCCGATCACCGTGCCCAAGGGCAAGATCTGGGTCATGGGGGACCACCGGCAGAACTCCGAGGACTCCCGCTACCACCAGCAGGACTCCACCAAGGGCTTCGTCCCGGTGGACAAGGTCGTCGGGCGGGCCGTGGTGGTCGCGTGGCCGGTCACCCGCTGGGCCACCCTGCCGGTCCCGGACACCTTCGACCAGCCGGGAATCGGCAACCAGGCCGCGGCCACCGCGCTCGGCCTCGGGGCCGCCGGGCTGGCCCCGGTCGGGCTCGGCCCGGCCGCGCTGGGGCTCGTCGGAGCCGTCCCGCTCGTCATGTGGCGCAGGCAGAAGCTGACCAGCGGCCGTACCGACGGGTAG
- a CDS encoding DUF3825 domain-containing protein, producing MGESHADTKPVSPVGKVLSPRTRDISSFKGFCFLSREYRYQRLFRLSQLAPEPWEYTNSETDEALPILSRYVDFTFRRIKEQNRIACSPDGNWACFHTGLLTPLYRPIYGLFQKSQKGKEPWYLKRFTTDEDSDLKHFAELPKRATYFENPADLIYDTSFRLVLTDHSLIDRAHRFPPSFQGVGEEIEAKRWRAFNEAAKHAEFRVEQSYKTAVPQYYWPGPGKPGVLQLLLPICMETSTQADFALPIQRDGQTYRAYTVLELDWAYGNARLIAKPDSEWLQPQKWPPVPNSDVPTGEVI from the coding sequence ATGGGCGAATCCCATGCCGACACGAAGCCTGTTAGCCCAGTCGGCAAGGTGCTCTCGCCTAGAACGAGAGATATAAGCAGCTTCAAGGGATTTTGCTTCCTTTCCCGCGAGTACAGATACCAGAGGCTTTTCCGTCTTAGCCAGCTGGCACCTGAGCCATGGGAATACACGAACTCCGAAACCGATGAAGCTCTGCCTATCTTGAGTCGGTATGTAGACTTCACGTTTCGGAGGATTAAGGAGCAGAACCGGATTGCCTGCAGTCCTGACGGCAACTGGGCCTGCTTCCACACCGGACTCCTAACCCCGCTCTACCGGCCAATCTATGGCCTGTTTCAAAAGAGTCAGAAAGGCAAGGAGCCTTGGTACCTCAAGCGATTCACTACCGATGAGGATTCCGACCTGAAGCACTTCGCGGAGCTTCCCAAGCGGGCGACGTACTTCGAGAATCCAGCCGACCTGATCTATGACACCTCCTTTAGGCTGGTACTAACAGATCACTCGCTGATTGATCGAGCGCACCGGTTCCCGCCAAGTTTCCAGGGAGTTGGCGAAGAGATTGAGGCCAAGCGGTGGCGCGCTTTCAATGAAGCGGCCAAACATGCAGAATTTCGCGTTGAGCAATCATACAAGACAGCGGTGCCGCAGTACTATTGGCCTGGCCCAGGCAAGCCAGGTGTATTGCAACTCTTGCTACCCATCTGTATGGAGACCAGTACCCAAGCCGACTTTGCTCTCCCAATCCAGCGCGACGGTCAGACCTACAGGGCATACACGGTCTTGGAGCTCGACTGGGCTTATGGGAATGCCCGACTAATTGCTAAGCCAGATTCGGAATGGCTCCAGCCGCAAAAGTGGCCGCCCGTGCCTAATTCGGACGTCCCCACAGGTGAGGTAATCTAA
- the trmD gene encoding tRNA (guanosine(37)-N1)-methyltransferase TrmD produces the protein MRLDVVTIFPEYLEPLNVSLVGKARARGQLDVHVHDLREWTYDRHNTVDDTPYGGGPGMVMKTEPWGEALDSALADGYEAGAHGPVMVVPTPSGRPFTQELAVELSERPWLIFTPARYEGIDRRVMDEYATRMPVYEVSIGDYVLAGGEAAVLVVTEAVARLLPGVLGNAESHRDDSFAPGEMANLLEGPVYTKPPVWRGRDIPEVLLSGHHGKIARWRRDEAFRRTAQNRPDLIERCEAAGFDKKDREILSVLGWQPSADGRFWRRAQAVEE, from the coding sequence ATGCGGCTCGACGTCGTCACGATCTTCCCCGAGTACCTGGAGCCGCTGAACGTCTCCCTGGTCGGCAAGGCGCGCGCCCGCGGGCAGCTCGACGTACACGTGCACGACCTGCGGGAGTGGACGTACGACCGGCACAACACGGTGGACGACACCCCGTACGGCGGCGGTCCCGGCATGGTCATGAAGACCGAGCCGTGGGGCGAGGCCCTGGACTCCGCGCTGGCCGACGGCTACGAGGCGGGCGCGCACGGTCCCGTCATGGTCGTCCCCACCCCCAGCGGCCGTCCCTTCACCCAGGAACTGGCCGTCGAACTCTCCGAGCGGCCCTGGCTGATCTTCACGCCGGCCCGGTACGAGGGCATCGACCGCCGGGTCATGGACGAGTACGCCACGCGCATGCCGGTGTACGAGGTCTCCATCGGCGACTACGTCCTGGCGGGCGGCGAGGCGGCCGTACTGGTGGTCACCGAGGCCGTGGCCCGGCTGCTGCCCGGGGTGCTCGGCAACGCCGAATCGCACCGCGACGACTCCTTCGCGCCGGGCGAGATGGCGAACCTGCTGGAAGGGCCCGTCTACACCAAGCCCCCGGTGTGGCGCGGCCGGGACATCCCCGAGGTGCTGCTCAGCGGGCACCACGGGAAGATCGCCCGGTGGCGCCGGGACGAGGCCTTCCGCCGCACCGCGCAGAACCGCCCCGACCTGATCGAGCGCTGCGAGGCCGCCGGCTTCGACAAGAAGGACCGGGAGATCCTCTCCGTCCTGGGCTGGCAGCCGTCCGCCGACGGCCGATTTTGGCGCAGGGCCCAGGCCGTGGAAGAATAG
- a CDS encoding RNA-binding protein: protein MLEEALEHLVKGIVDNPDEVQVASRNLRRGQVLEVRVHPDDLGKVIGRNGRTARALRTVVGAIGGRGIRVDLVDVDQVR, encoded by the coding sequence ATGCTCGAGGAGGCTCTTGAGCACCTCGTAAAGGGCATTGTGGACAACCCCGACGAAGTGCAGGTCGCCTCGCGCAACCTGCGCCGCGGGCAGGTGCTCGAGGTCCGGGTCCACCCCGACGACCTCGGCAAGGTGATCGGCCGCAACGGCCGCACCGCACGTGCTCTGCGTACCGTCGTGGGCGCCATCGGCGGCCGGGGGATCCGCGTCGACCTCGTCGACGTGGACCAGGTCCGCTGA